From a single Hyphomicrobiales bacterium genomic region:
- a CDS encoding class I SAM-dependent methyltransferase, translated as MAEPFPIERIASRAAFAARQGARVAWFIGHGMVMRRLRKSAGSGKAPPKTDYPVPSDRRILADMRRLFERDLANAEAGLYPLPRDRDGPLMQQLARTRAFFADLPRVHARREENRHHEVLNETNRGKRPRYYLQNFHFQSGGWLSEESARLYDLQVEVLFKGSGNAMRRQLLVPLAEFVRGRDQRKMRLVDLGCGTGRFLDSVAEAFPRLGLVGIDLSGSYINEARRHLKRRPRVGLAVAKAEELPLAGESVDGFTAVFLFHELPPKVRLAVAGEIFRVLRPGGRFLLLDSLQIGDIPDYDGLLDVFPQSFHEPYYAGYVRADLAKLFAKAGLVRIKDEPVFMSKISAFEKSA; from the coding sequence ATGGCCGAGCCATTTCCGATTGAGCGCATAGCCAGCCGCGCCGCCTTTGCCGCGCGCCAGGGCGCGCGCGTCGCCTGGTTCATAGGCCACGGGATGGTCATGCGGCGCCTGCGCAAGTCGGCGGGCAGCGGCAAGGCGCCGCCGAAGACCGACTATCCGGTGCCTTCCGACCGGCGGATACTGGCCGACATGCGGCGGCTATTCGAGCGCGACCTCGCCAATGCGGAGGCCGGCCTCTACCCCTTGCCGCGCGACCGCGACGGTCCGCTGATGCAGCAATTGGCGCGGACGCGGGCCTTCTTTGCCGACCTGCCGCGGGTGCACGCGAGGCGCGAGGAAAACCGCCACCACGAGGTGCTGAACGAGACCAACAGAGGCAAGCGGCCGCGCTACTATCTGCAGAATTTCCACTTCCAGTCCGGCGGCTGGCTGAGCGAGGAATCGGCGCGGCTCTACGATCTCCAGGTCGAGGTGCTATTCAAGGGCTCGGGCAACGCCATGCGCCGGCAGCTTCTGGTGCCCCTGGCCGAATTTGTGCGCGGGCGCGACCAGCGCAAGATGCGGCTCGTCGATCTCGGCTGCGGCACGGGGCGTTTTCTCGACTCCGTCGCCGAGGCGTTTCCGCGGCTCGGACTGGTCGGCATCGATCTGTCCGGCAGCTATATCAATGAGGCGCGCCGGCATCTGAAGCGCCGGCCGCGGGTTGGCCTCGCCGTGGCCAAGGCCGAAGAGCTGCCGTTGGCGGGAGAAAGCGTCGATGGCTTCACGGCGGTGTTTCTGTTCCACGAGCTGCCGCCCAAGGTCCGCTTGGCGGTGGCGGGTGAGATTTTCCGTGTGCTCAGGCCCGGCGGGCGCTTCTTGCTGCTCGACTCGCTCCAGATCGGCGACATTCCGGACTATGACGGGCTGCTCGACGTGTTCCCGCAGAGCTTCCACGAGCCCTATTATGCCGGCTATGTGCGCGCCGATCTCGCCAAATTGTTCGCCAAGGCAGGCCTCGTCCGCATAAAGGACGAGCCGGTCTTCATGTCGAAGATCTCGGCGTTCGAGAAATCAGCCTAA
- a CDS encoding TlyA family RNA methyltransferase, translating into MGSSRLDAVLVARGLVPSRSRATDAIKRGTVRVHGKRVTKPGTLVPENADIEISDPAVAYVSRAALKLIHALDVFDFSPQGRVCLDLGASTGGFTQVLLERGARRIHAVEVGHGQLHASLRDDRRVALHEGVNARVLTPGLIGEPVEAITADVSFISLRLALPPALAQAAPAAWAVLLVKPQFEVGPDAVGKGGIVRDPAVAQQAAKDVAAWLEGQGGWRVVGRVASPILGIDGNREFLLGARRAP; encoded by the coding sequence GTGGGATCATCCCGGCTCGACGCCGTTCTTGTTGCCCGCGGCCTTGTGCCGAGCCGGTCGCGCGCCACCGACGCGATCAAGCGCGGCACCGTGCGCGTTCACGGAAAACGGGTCACCAAGCCGGGAACCCTTGTCCCGGAAAACGCCGATATCGAAATCAGCGATCCCGCCGTGGCCTATGTGTCGCGCGCGGCGCTGAAGCTGATCCACGCACTGGACGTTTTCGATTTCAGCCCGCAGGGTCGGGTCTGCCTCGACCTCGGCGCATCGACTGGCGGCTTCACCCAGGTGCTGCTGGAGCGTGGCGCCCGGCGCATCCACGCGGTCGAGGTCGGGCACGGCCAGCTCCACGCCTCGCTCCGCGATGATCGGCGCGTCGCCCTGCATGAAGGCGTCAACGCCCGCGTCCTGACGCCCGGATTGATCGGTGAGCCGGTCGAAGCCATTACCGCCGATGTCAGCTTCATCTCCCTGCGCCTGGCGCTGCCGCCGGCGCTGGCACAGGCAGCGCCGGCTGCCTGGGCAGTGCTGCTGGTCAAGCCTCAGTTCGAAGTCGGCCCAGATGCAGTCGGCAAGGGCGGCATCGTCCGCGATCCGGCGGTCGCGCAACAGGCGGCGAAGGACGTGGCGGCCTGGCTCGAAGGGCAGGGCGGCTGGCGCGTCGTCGGGCGTGTCGCCTCGCCGATCCTGGGAATCGACGGCAACCGCGAGTTCCTGCTGGGCGCCCGGCGTGCGCCTTGA
- the dxs gene encoding 1-deoxy-D-xylulose-5-phosphate synthase: MQKTSKTPLLDEVRTPADLRTLDHSQLRQLADELRQETIDAVSVTGGHLGAGLGVCELTVALHFVFDTPDDRLVWDVGHQSYPHKILTGRRDRIRTLRQAGGLSGFTKRAESEYDPFGAAHSSTSISAGLGMAVARDLDGRKNNVVCVIGDGAMSAGMAYEAMNNAGGMHSRLIVILNDNDMSIAPPVGGMSAYLARLVSSHTYLSVREVGKQLAKRLPRFFKDKAERAEEFARGFWTGGTLFEELGFYYVGPIDGHNFDHLLPVLRNVRDADQGPILVHVVTKKGKGYAPAEESEDKYHGVSRFDVVTGAQAKSQPKAPSYTNVFADALIKEAAKDESIVAITAAMPSGTGLNRFADVFPERIFDVGIAEQHGVTFAGGLAVEGYRPFAAIYSTFLQRAYDQVVHDIAIQRLPVRFAIDRAGLVGADGPTHAGAFDIAYLGTLPGFVLMAAADEAELVHMVATAARIDDRPCAFRYPRGEGVGVELPEEGVPLEIGKGRILREGTRIAILSFGARAQECLKAAEELSAYGLSTTVADARFAKPLDQDLVRRLAREHEVLITVEEGAIGGFAAHVLQFLADDGLLDEGLKVRPMVLPDLFIDQDKPEAMYETAGLNAGGIVAKVFGALGRDYAAEAARTA, from the coding sequence TTGCAAAAGACCAGTAAAACGCCGCTGCTCGATGAGGTCCGCACGCCGGCAGACCTGCGCACATTAGACCATTCGCAGCTGCGCCAGCTCGCCGACGAGTTGCGCCAGGAGACCATCGACGCGGTCTCGGTGACAGGCGGCCATCTCGGCGCCGGCCTCGGCGTCTGCGAACTGACGGTGGCCCTGCACTTTGTTTTCGACACGCCCGACGACCGGCTGGTCTGGGACGTCGGCCACCAGAGCTATCCGCACAAGATCCTCACCGGCCGGCGCGATCGCATCCGCACCCTGCGGCAGGCCGGCGGCCTCTCGGGCTTCACCAAGCGGGCGGAAAGCGAGTATGATCCGTTTGGTGCAGCCCATTCTTCAACCTCGATCTCAGCCGGCCTCGGCATGGCGGTCGCCCGCGACCTCGACGGGCGGAAGAACAATGTCGTCTGCGTCATCGGCGACGGCGCCATGTCGGCCGGGATGGCCTATGAGGCGATGAACAATGCCGGCGGCATGCATTCCCGCCTCATCGTCATCCTCAATGACAACGACATGTCGATCGCGCCGCCGGTCGGCGGCATGAGCGCCTATCTCGCGCGCCTCGTCTCCAGCCACACCTATCTGTCGGTGCGCGAAGTCGGCAAGCAGCTCGCCAAGCGGCTGCCGCGATTCTTCAAGGACAAGGCCGAGCGCGCCGAGGAATTTGCCCGCGGGTTCTGGACCGGAGGCACGCTGTTCGAGGAGCTCGGCTTCTACTATGTCGGCCCCATCGACGGGCATAATTTCGATCATCTGCTGCCGGTGCTGCGCAATGTGCGCGACGCCGACCAGGGACCGATTCTCGTTCATGTGGTGACCAAGAAGGGCAAGGGCTACGCGCCGGCCGAGGAATCCGAGGACAAGTATCACGGCGTCTCGCGCTTCGATGTGGTCACCGGCGCCCAAGCCAAGAGCCAACCGAAGGCGCCGAGCTATACCAACGTCTTCGCGGATGCGCTGATCAAGGAGGCGGCGAAGGACGAGTCGATCGTCGCCATCACCGCGGCGATGCCCTCGGGCACGGGCCTGAACCGCTTTGCGGACGTCTTCCCGGAGCGGATATTCGATGTCGGCATCGCCGAGCAGCATGGCGTTACCTTCGCCGGCGGGCTGGCGGTTGAGGGCTACCGGCCGTTCGCGGCGATCTATTCGACCTTTCTGCAGCGCGCCTACGACCAGGTCGTGCACGACATCGCCATCCAAAGGCTGCCGGTGCGCTTCGCCATCGACCGGGCAGGCCTCGTGGGCGCGGACGGGCCGACCCATGCCGGCGCCTTCGACATCGCCTATCTTGGCACGCTGCCGGGCTTCGTGCTGATGGCCGCCGCCGACGAGGCGGAGCTTGTGCACATGGTGGCGACGGCGGCGCGGATCGATGACCGTCCTTGCGCGTTTCGCTATCCGCGCGGTGAGGGGGTCGGCGTGGAGTTGCCGGAGGAGGGCGTTCCGCTTGAGATCGGCAAGGGCCGCATCCTGCGCGAAGGCACGCGGATTGCCATCCTCTCCTTTGGCGCGCGGGCGCAGGAATGCCTGAAGGCGGCCGAGGAACTGTCCGCCTACGGCCTTTCCACCACCGTCGCCGACGCCCGTTTCGCCAAGCCCCTTGACCAGGACTTGGTGCGCCGGCTTGCGCGCGAGCACGAGGTGCTGATCACGGTGGAGGAGGGCGCCATTGGCGGCTTCGCGGCCCATGTGCTGCAGTTTCTCGCCGACGACGGGCTGCTTGATGAGGGGCTCAAGGTGCGGCCGATGGTGCTGCCCGACCTCTTTATCGACCAGGACAAGCCGGAGGCCATGTACGAGACCGCTGGCCTCAACGCCGGCGGCATCGTCGCCAAGGTTTTCGGGGCGCTCGGCCGCGACTATGCGGCGGAGGCAGCGCGCACGGCCTAG
- the ald gene encoding alanine dehydrogenase, giving the protein MLIGVVKEIKVHEYRVGLIPSSARELVQHGHEVVVETGAGLGAGLTDAQYEKAGAKIAASAAEVFGSAELIVKVKEPIGPERTMLREEQILFTYLHLAPDVEQTEALIESKAACIAYETVTSRQGTLPLLMPMSEVAGRMAAHVAAYCLEKERGGRGVLLGGVPGVPASDVVILGGGTAGTNAALITLGMGATVTVVDRSADALRRLSAQFGTTLRTIFSTHDAIDHLVVNADVVIGTVLVPGAAAPKLVSADMVKRMKAGAVVVDVSIDQGGCFGTSRPTTHAEPTYIVDEVVHYCVANMPGAVARTSTFALNNVTLPFVLALADKGYRAALAEDEYLRTGLNVCAGKVTHPAVADAHKLKYHPPETVIGL; this is encoded by the coding sequence ATGCTCATCGGCGTCGTCAAGGAGATCAAGGTTCACGAATATCGGGTCGGGCTGATCCCGTCGAGCGCGCGCGAGCTTGTCCAGCACGGCCACGAGGTCGTGGTGGAGACCGGCGCCGGCCTCGGCGCGGGGCTCACCGACGCGCAATATGAAAAGGCCGGCGCAAAGATCGCGGCCAGCGCGGCCGAGGTCTTCGGCTCAGCGGAATTGATCGTCAAGGTCAAGGAGCCAATCGGGCCGGAACGCACCATGCTGCGCGAAGAGCAGATCCTGTTCACCTATCTGCACCTTGCCCCCGACGTGGAGCAGACCGAGGCGCTGATCGAAAGCAAGGCGGCGTGCATCGCCTATGAGACGGTGACGAGCCGGCAGGGCACGTTGCCGCTGTTGATGCCGATGTCGGAGGTCGCGGGGCGCATGGCCGCCCATGTCGCTGCCTATTGCCTGGAGAAGGAGCGCGGCGGGCGCGGCGTGCTGCTCGGCGGCGTGCCCGGCGTGCCGGCAAGCGACGTGGTCATTCTCGGCGGCGGCACGGCCGGCACCAACGCGGCGTTGATAACGCTCGGCATGGGCGCGACGGTCACCGTCGTCGACCGCTCGGCCGATGCGCTGCGGCGGCTCTCGGCGCAGTTCGGAACCACGCTCAGGACCATCTTTTCGACCCATGACGCCATCGACCATCTGGTCGTCAACGCCGATGTGGTGATCGGCACCGTTCTGGTGCCCGGCGCGGCGGCGCCGAAGCTGGTCTCCGCCGACATGGTCAAGCGCATGAAGGCCGGCGCTGTCGTCGTCGACGTTTCGATCGACCAGGGCGGCTGCTTCGGGACCAGCCGGCCGACCACCCACGCCGAGCCGACCTATATCGTCGACGAGGTGGTGCATTACTGTGTCGCCAACATGCCGGGGGCCGTTGCCCGCACCTCCACGTTCGCCCTCAACAATGTGACGTTGCCCTTCGTTCTGGCGCTCGCGGACAAGGGCTATCGGGCGGCGCTGGCGGAGGATGAATATCTGCGCACCGGCCTCAATGTCTGCGCCGGCAAGGTGACCCATCCCGCCGTTGCAGACGCGCACAAGCTCAAGTATCACCCGCCGGAGACGGTGATCGGGCTTTAG